From the genome of Pelodiscus sinensis isolate JC-2024 chromosome 12, ASM4963464v1, whole genome shotgun sequence, one region includes:
- the TMEM30B gene encoding cell cycle control protein 50B produces MAAAEPCAGPPAQNKPDNTAFTQQRLPAWQPLLSAGTALPLFFCVGLACLALGLGLHFSSATIRELELDYTGAPGSGHNCSRCANASAGSCTCLLLFQLPERFPGPVCLYYQLSNFYQNHRRYGVSRDDRQLSGDAWGLTHPATECSPFRTDPQGIPIAPCGAIANSLFNDAFTLYHVINGSFYPVPLDKRGISWWTDSNVKFSNPEPVDGTLENAFKNTTKPPNWPRAAYQLDPDNPNNTGFINEDFIVWMRTAALPTFRKLYRRVHEGNFSSGLPQGTYCLNITYNYPVLSFQGTKKVIFSTVSWMGGKNPFLGIVYLVFGSACILTGFVMLAVHIKYQKQNQMDVE; encoded by the coding sequence ATGGCGGCTGCTGAGCCCTGCGCCGGGCCGCCTGCCCAGAACAAGCCGGACAACACGGCCTTCACGCAGCAGCGCCTCCCGGCCTGGCAGCCGCTGCTGTCGGCGGGCACGGCGCTGCCGCTCTTCTTCTGCGTGGGGCtggcctgcctggccctggggctggggctgcacttcTCCTCCGCCACCATCCGGGAGCTGGAGCTCGACTACACCGGGGCGCCGGGCAGCGGCCACAACTGCTCCCGCTGCGCCAACGCCAGCGCCGGGAGCTGCACCTGCTTGCTGCTCTTCCAGCTGCCCGAGCGCTTCCCGGGGCCCGTGTGCCTCTACTACCAGCTCTCCAACTTCTACCAGAACCACCGGCGCTACGGCGTCTCCCGCGACGACCGGCAGCTCAGCGGGGACGCCTGGGGGCTGACACACCCAGCCACGGAGTGCAGCCCCTTCCGCACTGACCCGCAGGGCATCCCCATCGCCCCCTGCGGGGCCATTGCCAACAGCCTCTTCAATGACGCCTTCACCCTCTACCACGTTATCAATGGCTCCTTCTACCCTGTGCCCCTGGACAAAAGGGGCATCTCCTGGTGGACCGACTCCAACGTGAAGTTCAGCAATCCAGAACCGGTCGATGGCACCCTGGAGAATGCCTTCAAGAACACAACCAAGCCCCCCAATTGGCCCCGTGCTGCCTACCAGCTGGACCCAGACAACCCCAACAACACCGGTTTTATCAACGAGGACTTCATCGTGTGGATGCGTACTGCTGCCTTGCCCACGTTCCGCAAGCTCTACCGCCGTGTGCATGAAGGCAACTTCTCCTCTGGCCTGCCCCAAGGCACCTACTGCCTCAACATCACCTACAACTACCCTGTCCTCTCCTTCCAGGGCACAAAGAAGGTCATCTTCAGCACTGTTTCCTGGATGGGTGGCAAGAACCCCTTCCTGGGCATTGTCTATCTGGTCTTTGGCTCTGCCTGCATCCTCACTGGCTTTGTCATGCTGGCTGTTCATATCAAGTACCAGAAACAAAATCAGATGGATGTGGAATAG